A section of the Streptomyces xinghaiensis S187 genome encodes:
- the clpS gene encoding ATP-dependent Clp protease adapter ClpS, with protein sequence MDPVSVAPIEIEQTETGGAPSEVPEPDVPWVTIVHNDPVNLMSYVTYVFQAYFGYSKDKASKLMLDVHHKGRAIVSSGSREEMERDVQAMHGYGLWATLSQDR encoded by the coding sequence ATGGACCCTGTGAGTGTCGCCCCCATCGAGATCGAGCAGACGGAGACCGGCGGAGCGCCCTCGGAGGTGCCCGAGCCCGATGTCCCCTGGGTGACGATCGTGCACAACGACCCGGTCAACCTCATGAGCTATGTGACCTACGTCTTCCAGGCGTACTTCGGCTACTCGAAGGACAAGGCGAGCAAACTGATGCTCGACGTACACCACAAGGGCCGCGCCATCGTCTCCAGCGGCAGCCGCGAGGAGATGGAGCGCGACGTCCAGGCCATGCACGGCTACGGCCTGTGGGCCACCCTGAGCCAGGACCGCTGA
- a CDS encoding DUF2017 domain-containing protein — MPGMFEAVPGGGAAVTLDPVEVSILRSLAVQLLELVGPGDEPADGADPLDALFADGPSDPPSDPALARLFPDAYGDPEREPGGDEEKIREYAAEFRRYTENDLRARKREDALGVVRALDRLPAPEDGEALLELGPDETRQWLGTLNDLRLAIGARLEVTEDDQELYRLPDSDPRKPMVMAYLWLGGLQESLIGTLTA, encoded by the coding sequence ATGCCGGGCATGTTCGAAGCCGTACCGGGCGGCGGGGCCGCCGTCACGCTCGACCCGGTCGAGGTGTCCATCCTGCGCAGCCTCGCCGTGCAGCTGCTGGAGCTCGTCGGCCCGGGCGACGAGCCCGCCGACGGGGCCGACCCGCTGGACGCCCTCTTTGCCGACGGCCCCAGCGACCCCCCGTCCGATCCGGCCCTGGCCCGGCTCTTCCCCGACGCCTACGGGGACCCGGAGCGCGAGCCCGGCGGCGACGAGGAGAAGATCCGCGAGTACGCCGCCGAGTTCCGCCGCTACACCGAGAACGACCTGCGGGCCCGCAAACGCGAGGACGCCCTCGGCGTCGTCCGCGCCCTGGACCGGCTGCCCGCCCCCGAGGACGGCGAGGCCCTCCTCGAACTCGGCCCGGACGAAACCCGGCAGTGGCTCGGTACCCTCAACGACCTGCGGCTGGCCATCGGCGCCCGGCTGGAGGTCACCGAGGACGACCAGGAGCTGTACCGGCTGCCCGACAGCGACCCGCGCAAGCCCATGGTGATGGCCTACCTCTGGCTCGGCGGGCTCCAGGAATCCCTGATCGGGACGCTCACGGCCTGA
- a CDS encoding Mov34/MPN/PAD-1 family protein: MLTITQDLHDRIVAHARADHPDEACGVIAGPVGSGRPERFIPMLNAARSPTFYEFDSTDLLKLYREMDDRDEEPVVIYHSHTATEAYPSRTDVTYANEPGAHYVLVSTAECGNGEGPAEFRSFRITEGEITEEDVKIVPAY, translated from the coding sequence ATGCTGACCATCACCCAGGATCTCCACGACCGGATCGTGGCCCACGCACGCGCCGACCACCCCGACGAAGCGTGCGGTGTGATCGCCGGCCCGGTCGGCTCCGGCCGCCCCGAGCGCTTCATCCCCATGCTGAACGCGGCCCGCTCTCCCACGTTCTACGAGTTCGACTCGACCGACCTGCTCAAGCTCTACCGGGAGATGGACGACCGCGACGAGGAGCCGGTGGTCATCTACCACTCCCACACCGCGACCGAGGCGTACCCCTCCCGCACGGACGTCACCTACGCCAACGAGCCCGGCGCGCACTACGTCCTGGTCTCCACCGCCGAGTGCGGCAACGGCGAAGGCCCGGCGGAATTCCGGTCGTTCCGCATCACCGAGGGCGAGATCACCGAAGAGGACGTGAAGATCGTCCCCGCCTACTGA
- a CDS encoding putative leader peptide, whose product MVVHGVSDKTPGPLLVARLHVDLCRLASAICPR is encoded by the coding sequence ATGGTTGTCCACGGCGTGAGCGACAAGACCCCGGGCCCGCTGCTCGTGGCGCGGCTGCACGTCGATCTGTGCCGCCTCGCCAGCGCGATCTGTCCCCGCTGA
- a CDS encoding MoaD/ThiS family protein: protein MSIQVRIPTILRTYTDGQKSVEGNGATIEELFTDLEARHTGIRERLVDDGNLRRFVNVYLNDEDVRFLDGISTKLSDGDSVTILPAVAGGSARAGQDRAGRTHRLKRTR, encoded by the coding sequence ATGTCCATCCAGGTCCGCATCCCGACCATCCTCCGCACCTACACCGACGGCCAGAAGTCGGTCGAGGGCAACGGCGCCACCATCGAGGAGCTCTTCACCGACCTCGAAGCACGGCACACCGGCATCCGCGAGCGCCTGGTCGACGACGGCAATCTGCGCCGGTTCGTCAATGTGTACCTGAACGACGAGGACGTCCGCTTCCTCGACGGCATCAGCACCAAGCTCAGCGACGGCGACAGCGTCACCATCCTCCCCGCCGTCGCGGGCGGCTCGGCCCGCGCCGGGCAGGACCGCGCCGGCCGGACGCACCGCCTGAAGCGGACCCGCTGA
- a CDS encoding PLP-dependent cysteine synthase family protein, producing MRYDSPLAAVGHTPLVRLPRLSPSDDVRIWAKLEDRNPTGSIKDRPALHMIEQAEKDGLLTPGCTILEPTSGNTGISLAMAARLKGYRIVCVMPENTSEERRQLLAMWGAEIIPSPAAGGSNTAVRMAKEIAEKNPDWVMLYQYGNPSNTGAHYAGTGPEIFEDLPSITHFVAGLGTTGTLMGAGRYLRERKPDVRIVAAEPRYDDLVYGLRNLDEGFVPELYDESVLTTRYSVGSEDAVVRTRQLLREEGIFAGISTGAALHAAIGVGRRAVREGESADIVFIVADGGWKYLSTGIYTAATTEEAVEALQGQLWA from the coding sequence ATGCGGTACGACAGCCCGCTCGCCGCGGTCGGCCACACCCCCCTGGTGCGGCTGCCGCGGCTCTCGCCGTCCGACGACGTCCGCATCTGGGCCAAGCTGGAGGACCGCAACCCCACCGGCTCCATCAAGGACCGCCCCGCGCTGCACATGATCGAACAGGCGGAGAAGGACGGCCTGCTCACCCCCGGCTGCACCATCCTGGAGCCGACCTCCGGCAACACCGGCATCTCGCTCGCCATGGCCGCCCGGCTCAAGGGCTACCGCATCGTCTGCGTGATGCCCGAGAACACCTCCGAGGAACGGCGCCAGCTGCTCGCCATGTGGGGCGCGGAGATCATCCCCTCCCCGGCCGCGGGCGGCTCCAACACCGCGGTCCGCATGGCCAAGGAGATCGCGGAGAAGAACCCGGACTGGGTCATGCTCTACCAGTACGGCAACCCTTCCAACACCGGTGCCCACTACGCCGGCACCGGCCCGGAGATCTTCGAGGACCTGCCCTCCATCACCCACTTCGTGGCGGGCCTCGGCACCACCGGCACCCTCATGGGCGCCGGCCGCTACCTCCGCGAGCGGAAGCCCGACGTCAGGATCGTCGCCGCCGAACCGCGCTACGACGACCTGGTCTACGGGCTGCGCAACCTCGACGAGGGCTTCGTCCCCGAGCTCTACGACGAGTCGGTGCTCACCACCCGCTACTCGGTCGGCTCCGAGGACGCGGTCGTCCGCACCCGCCAACTCCTGCGCGAGGAAGGCATCTTCGCGGGCATCTCCACCGGTGCCGCGCTGCACGCCGCGATCGGCGTCGGCCGCAGGGCGGTCCGGGAGGGCGAGTCCGCCGACATCGTCTTCATCGTCGCCGACGGCGGCTGGAAGTACCTCTCGACCGGCATCTACACCGCCGCGACCACGGAAGAAGCCGTCGAAGCCCTGCAGGGCCAGCTCTGGGCCTGA
- a CDS encoding type II toxin-antitoxin system PemK/MazF family toxin, whose product MDTWVWAALAVVVVLALVASVVDGWGRGAPPGRARRRPGGRLRPPGRPGGRPRPGPRTRTRPGVRPGKRPAGALPAPRAREIWWADVPYEDGPGSKDRPCLVLSVRGGSARVVKITSRDQGARPGVVELPPGSVGDRAGRRSYLTTDELRDVPLAEFRRRVGEVDRSVWSRVRHLAG is encoded by the coding sequence ATGGACACATGGGTGTGGGCGGCGCTGGCCGTGGTGGTGGTTCTGGCGCTGGTGGCGTCGGTGGTGGACGGCTGGGGCCGGGGTGCGCCGCCGGGGCGTGCCCGCCGCCGGCCCGGGGGGCGGCTCCGGCCGCCGGGGCGGCCCGGGGGGCGGCCGCGGCCCGGGCCCCGGACCCGTACCCGTCCGGGGGTCCGCCCCGGGAAGCGGCCCGCCGGGGCGTTGCCGGCGCCCCGGGCGCGGGAGATCTGGTGGGCGGACGTCCCGTACGAGGACGGCCCGGGGTCGAAGGACCGGCCCTGTCTGGTGCTGTCGGTGCGCGGGGGTTCGGCCCGGGTCGTGAAGATCACCAGCCGGGACCAGGGGGCGCGGCCGGGGGTCGTGGAGCTGCCGCCGGGCTCGGTCGGTGACCGGGCGGGCCGCAGGAGCTATCTGACGACGGACGAGCTGCGGGACGTGCCGCTGGCGGAGTTCCGGCGCCGGGTCGGCGAGGTGGACCGCTCGGTGTGGAGCCGGGTCCGGCATCTCGCCGGATGA
- a CDS encoding MBL fold metallo-hydrolase: protein MKLTVVGCSGSFPSADSACSSYLVEADGFRLLLDMGNGALGELQRHCGLYDLDAVILSHLHADHCIDMCGYFVARYYRYEGGRPAAIPVYGPEGTEQRLSAAYDDVPSEKSMSEVFDFRTLKPGAFEIGPFTVHTDEVSHPVEAYGFRIEHGGRVLTYSGDTGPCEALAGLSEGADLFLCEASFTHGKEDLPELHLNGREAGEQAQRSRVGRLVLTHIPPWTDASVNLRDAREVFDGPVELARPGAVYEL from the coding sequence ATGAAGCTCACCGTCGTCGGCTGCTCCGGGTCGTTTCCCTCCGCGGACTCGGCCTGCTCGAGCTACCTCGTCGAAGCCGACGGCTTCCGGCTGCTCCTCGACATGGGCAACGGCGCCCTGGGCGAGCTGCAGCGCCACTGCGGTCTCTACGACCTCGACGCCGTGATACTGAGCCACCTCCACGCCGACCACTGCATCGACATGTGCGGCTACTTCGTGGCCCGCTACTACCGGTACGAGGGCGGCCGGCCCGCCGCCATCCCGGTCTACGGGCCCGAGGGCACGGAACAGCGGCTCTCCGCCGCCTATGACGACGTGCCCTCCGAGAAGTCGATGAGCGAGGTCTTCGACTTCCGCACGCTCAAGCCCGGCGCCTTCGAGATCGGCCCGTTCACCGTCCACACCGACGAGGTGAGCCACCCCGTGGAGGCCTACGGCTTCCGCATCGAGCACGGCGGCCGGGTGCTGACGTACTCCGGCGACACCGGCCCCTGCGAGGCGCTGGCGGGCCTCTCCGAGGGCGCCGACCTCTTCCTCTGCGAGGCGTCCTTCACCCACGGCAAGGAGGACCTCCCGGAGCTGCACCTCAACGGCCGGGAGGCCGGGGAGCAGGCACAGCGGTCCCGGGTGGGACGGCTGGTGCTGACCCACATCCCGCCGTGGACGGACGCCTCCGTGAACCTCCGGGACGCGCGCGAGGTCTTCGACGGCCCCGTCGAACTCGCCCGCCCCGGCGCCGTCTACGAGCTGTAG
- a CDS encoding PTS transporter subunit EIIC → MSTTTDNAAPAKKRGSGLWQGLQKVGRSLQLPIAVLPAAGILLRLGQPDVFGADGLEWGKVAAVFATAGSAIFDNLPLLFCIGVAIGFARKADGSTALAALVGFLVYKNVLTAFPVAEAQVKEGADVAAQYHNPGVLGGIVMGLLAAVFWQRYHRTKLVDWLGFFNGRRLVPIIMAFVGTLVGVVFGLVWGPIGDGIHAVGEWLTGLGALGAGLFGLVNRALIPVGMHQFVNTVAWFEIGSFKDGADTVTGDLNRFFAGDPSAGLFMTGFFPIMMFGLPAAALAIAHCARPERRKAVLGMMLSVGLTSFVTGITEPIEFSFMFIAPLLYALHAVLTAISMAVTWALGVHHGFTFSAGFIDYTLNWHLATKPWLIIPVGLVFAVIYYVVFRFVITRFNLPTPGREPEEEVEDLTKA, encoded by the coding sequence ATGAGTACGACGACTGACAACGCGGCCCCCGCGAAAAAGCGGGGCTCCGGCTTGTGGCAGGGCTTGCAGAAGGTCGGGCGCAGCCTCCAGCTGCCCATCGCCGTTCTGCCCGCCGCCGGCATCCTGCTCCGCCTCGGCCAGCCCGACGTCTTCGGTGCGGACGGCCTGGAGTGGGGCAAGGTCGCGGCCGTCTTCGCCACGGCCGGCAGCGCGATCTTCGACAATCTGCCGCTGCTGTTCTGCATCGGTGTGGCCATCGGCTTCGCCAGGAAGGCGGACGGCTCCACCGCGCTCGCGGCGCTCGTCGGCTTCCTGGTCTACAAGAACGTCCTGACGGCGTTCCCCGTGGCCGAGGCGCAGGTCAAGGAGGGCGCGGACGTCGCGGCGCAGTACCACAACCCGGGGGTGCTGGGCGGCATCGTGATGGGTCTGCTGGCCGCGGTGTTCTGGCAGCGCTACCACCGCACCAAGCTGGTCGACTGGCTCGGCTTCTTCAACGGCCGCCGGCTGGTGCCGATCATCATGGCCTTCGTCGGCACCCTGGTGGGTGTGGTGTTCGGGCTGGTATGGGGTCCGATCGGCGACGGCATCCACGCGGTCGGCGAGTGGCTGACCGGGCTGGGCGCGCTGGGCGCCGGTCTCTTCGGCCTGGTCAACCGGGCGCTGATCCCGGTCGGTATGCATCAGTTCGTGAATACGGTGGCCTGGTTCGAGATCGGCTCGTTCAAGGACGGGGCCGACACCGTCACCGGTGACCTCAACCGGTTCTTCGCCGGCGACCCGAGCGCCGGACTCTTCATGACCGGCTTCTTCCCGATCATGATGTTCGGCCTGCCGGCCGCCGCGCTGGCCATCGCGCACTGTGCCCGTCCCGAACGCCGCAAGGCCGTGCTGGGCATGATGCTCTCGGTCGGCCTGACCTCGTTCGTGACCGGCATCACCGAGCCGATCGAGTTCTCCTTCATGTTCATCGCGCCGCTGCTCTACGCGCTGCACGCGGTGCTGACAGCGATATCCATGGCGGTCACCTGGGCCCTCGGCGTACACCACGGGTTCACGTTCTCCGCCGGCTTCATCGACTACACGCTGAACTGGCACCTGGCGACGAAGCCCTGGCTGATCATCCCGGTCGGCCTGGTGTTCGCGGTGATCTACTACGTGGTCTTCCGCTTCGTCATCACCAGGTTCAACCTGCCCACCCCGGGCCGGGAACCGGAGGAGGAGGTCGAGGACCTCACCAAGGCCTGA
- a CDS encoding PTS transporter subunit EIIC gives MSSEATTAGRRPQKSWTSVLFQGLQKIGRSLQLPIAVLPAAGLLVSLGNLIEAYGGGDFWGKTAQVLLGGGTAILDGAFGLPLLFCIGVAIGFARKADGSTALAAVVGFLVYHNVLAAFPVEGSVTEALPEGEPQNPGVLGGILIGLLTAVMWQRYHRTKLVDWLGFFNGRRLVPIIMAFLCTILGVGFGLLWEPVGDGLTWVARQLIGMGEWGAGIFGVANRLLIPIGMHQFLNTFFWFQAGEFEGAEGETVQGDLTRYFAGDPDAGQFMSGFFPIMMFGLPAAALAIAHCARPEHRKAVTGMMLSVGLTSFVTGVTEPIEFSFLFVAPVLYGVHALLTGVSMAVTWALGVHAGFSFSAGLIDYIVNWHLATKPWLIIPIGLCFAVVYYVVFRFAITKFDLATPGREPEEVGEAMDKGTTAP, from the coding sequence ATGAGTTCGGAGGCCACCACCGCCGGCAGGCGGCCGCAGAAATCCTGGACATCCGTACTCTTCCAGGGACTGCAGAAGATCGGGCGGAGTCTGCAACTTCCCATCGCCGTCCTGCCCGCGGCCGGTCTGCTGGTCAGCCTCGGCAATCTGATCGAGGCCTATGGCGGGGGCGACTTCTGGGGCAAGACCGCCCAGGTGCTGCTGGGGGGCGGCACCGCCATCCTGGACGGGGCGTTCGGGCTGCCGCTGCTGTTCTGCATCGGGGTGGCGATCGGCTTCGCGCGGAAGGCCGACGGCTCGACCGCGCTGGCCGCCGTGGTCGGCTTCCTCGTCTACCACAACGTCCTGGCGGCCTTCCCGGTCGAGGGGTCGGTCACCGAGGCGCTGCCGGAGGGGGAGCCGCAGAACCCGGGCGTGCTCGGCGGCATCCTCATCGGCCTGCTCACCGCCGTGATGTGGCAGCGCTACCACCGCACCAAACTGGTGGACTGGCTGGGCTTCTTCAACGGCCGCCGGCTGGTGCCCATCATCATGGCGTTCCTCTGCACGATTCTGGGGGTGGGGTTCGGGCTGCTGTGGGAGCCGGTGGGTGACGGGCTGACGTGGGTGGCCCGGCAGTTGATCGGCATGGGCGAGTGGGGTGCGGGGATCTTCGGGGTCGCCAACCGGCTGCTGATCCCGATCGGTATGCATCAGTTCCTGAACACCTTCTTCTGGTTCCAGGCCGGGGAGTTCGAGGGCGCGGAGGGGGAGACGGTGCAGGGCGATCTGACCCGCTACTTCGCCGGGGACCCGGACGCGGGGCAGTTCATGTCCGGCTTCTTCCCGATCATGATGTTCGGCCTGCCGGCCGCCGCGCTGGCCATCGCGCACTGCGCCCGTCCCGAGCACCGCAAGGCGGTCACGGGCATGATGCTCTCGGTGGGTCTGACCTCGTTCGTCACGGGGGTGACCGAACCGATCGAGTTCTCCTTCCTCTTCGTCGCACCGGTGCTGTACGGGGTCCACGCGCTGCTGACCGGGGTCTCGATGGCGGTCACCTGGGCGCTGGGGGTGCACGCCGGCTTCAGCTTCTCCGCGGGGCTGATCGACTACATCGTCAACTGGCATCTGGCGACCAAACCCTGGCTGATCATCCCGATCGGGCTGTGTTTCGCGGTGGTCTACTACGTGGTCTTCCGCTTCGCCATCACCAAGTTCGACCTGGCCACTCCGGGCCGGGAGCCGGAAGAGGTGGGAGAGGCCATGGACAAGGGGACCACGGCCCCGTAG
- the rph gene encoding ribonuclease PH: MLLNDGVRIDGRAPGRLRPVTIERGWSKHAEGSVLIAFGDTKVFCTASFTEGVPRWRKGSGEGWVTAEYSMLPRSTNTRGDREAVRGRIGGRTHEISRLIGRSLRAVIDYKALGENTVVLDCDVLQADGGTRTAAITGAYVALADAIGWAQGKKLIKPGRKPLTGSVAAVSVGIVGGVPLLDLCYEEDVTAETDMNVVCTGDGRFVEVQGTAEGQPFAREELDGLLDLAVTGCTELGAAQRAALDSTA, translated from the coding sequence ATGCTTCTCAACGATGGAGTCCGCATCGACGGCCGCGCCCCCGGCCGGCTCCGCCCCGTCACGATCGAACGCGGCTGGAGCAAGCACGCCGAGGGCTCCGTCCTCATCGCCTTCGGTGACACCAAGGTGTTCTGCACCGCCAGCTTCACCGAGGGCGTGCCGCGCTGGCGCAAGGGCAGCGGCGAGGGCTGGGTCACCGCCGAGTACTCCATGCTGCCCCGCTCCACCAACACCCGCGGTGACCGCGAGGCCGTCCGCGGCCGGATCGGCGGCCGCACCCACGAGATCTCCCGCCTCATCGGCCGCTCGCTCCGCGCCGTCATCGACTACAAGGCGCTCGGCGAGAACACCGTCGTCCTCGACTGCGACGTCCTCCAGGCCGACGGCGGCACCCGCACCGCCGCCATCACCGGCGCCTACGTCGCCCTCGCCGACGCCATCGGCTGGGCCCAGGGCAAGAAGCTGATCAAACCCGGCCGCAAGCCCCTCACCGGTTCCGTCGCGGCCGTCAGCGTCGGCATCGTCGGCGGCGTACCGCTCCTCGACCTCTGCTACGAGGAAGACGTCACCGCCGAGACGGACATGAACGTCGTCTGCACCGGCGACGGCCGCTTCGTCGAGGTCCAGGGCACCGCCGAGGGCCAGCCCTTCGCCCGCGAGGAACTCGACGGCCTCCTCGACCTCGCCGTCACCGGCTGCACCGAACTGGGCGCCGCCCAGCGCGCAGCACTCGACTCCACGGCCTGA
- the rdgB gene encoding RdgB/HAM1 family non-canonical purine NTP pyrophosphatase — MKRLILATRNTHKVTELRAILADAGLGAEDVELVGADAYPEIPDVKETGVTFAENALLKAHALARATGHPAVADDSGLCVDVLGGAPGIFSARWAGRHGDDKANLDLLLAQLADITDEHRSAHFACAAALALPDGTERVVEGRLTGTLRHTPAGTGGFGYDPVLQPDGETRTCAELTPEQKNAISHRGKAFRALAPLVRELLG, encoded by the coding sequence ATGAAGCGCCTGATCCTCGCCACCCGCAACACCCACAAAGTGACCGAACTGCGCGCCATCCTGGCCGACGCGGGCCTCGGCGCCGAAGACGTCGAACTCGTCGGCGCCGACGCCTACCCCGAGATCCCGGACGTCAAGGAGACCGGCGTCACCTTCGCCGAGAACGCCCTCCTCAAGGCGCACGCCCTCGCCCGCGCCACCGGCCACCCCGCGGTCGCCGACGACTCCGGCCTGTGCGTCGACGTCCTCGGCGGCGCCCCGGGCATCTTCTCCGCACGCTGGGCCGGCCGGCACGGTGACGACAAGGCCAACCTTGATCTCCTGCTGGCCCAACTCGCCGACATCACCGACGAACACCGCAGCGCCCACTTCGCCTGCGCGGCAGCGCTGGCCCTACCCGACGGCACCGAACGCGTCGTCGAGGGCCGCCTCACGGGCACCCTCCGCCACACCCCGGCCGGCACCGGCGGCTTCGGCTACGACCCCGTCCTCCAGCCGGACGGCGAGACCCGCACCTGCGCCGAACTCACCCCGGAACAGAAGAACGCCATCAGCCACCGCGGCAAGGCCTTCCGCGCCCTGGCCCCGCTGGTACGCGAACTGCTGGGCTGA
- a CDS encoding HNH endonuclease — MSGSRRYTKDLLTAAAESCSDIGDVIVFVGAKPYDGLERHLLRRFAHFGIDVSHMRHRRPGPAEQAPGKDILRQAIQDSVSIAGALRLLGIPDHERTRRRLHQWAAEAGISTSHFLGQAHQRGRPGPVPKRKPEEILVKRSGGHRTRTALLRRALLAIGVAERCAECGTEARWQGKPMTLEIDHINGDRTDDRPDNLRLLCPNCHAVTSTWCRGGRAGADVVRL; from the coding sequence GTGAGTGGTTCCCGGCGCTACACGAAGGACCTTCTGACAGCCGCGGCAGAATCCTGCTCGGACATCGGCGACGTGATTGTTTTCGTCGGCGCAAAGCCATATGACGGCCTCGAACGGCACTTGCTTCGCCGCTTCGCCCACTTCGGGATCGATGTATCCCATATGCGCCACCGCCGTCCCGGGCCGGCCGAGCAGGCACCCGGCAAGGACATTCTGCGGCAGGCCATTCAAGATTCCGTCTCCATCGCCGGTGCTCTGCGGTTGCTCGGCATCCCGGATCACGAGCGGACGCGCCGACGTCTTCACCAGTGGGCGGCGGAAGCCGGGATCAGCACATCTCATTTCCTTGGACAGGCCCACCAGCGCGGCCGACCCGGTCCCGTGCCGAAGAGGAAACCGGAAGAGATTCTGGTCAAGCGCAGTGGAGGGCACCGGACCAGGACGGCTCTGCTGAGGCGGGCCCTGCTGGCCATTGGTGTGGCCGAGCGATGCGCGGAGTGCGGAACCGAAGCCCGGTGGCAGGGGAAGCCGATGACGCTGGAGATCGACCACATCAACGGCGACCGGACCGATGACCGTCCGGACAATCTGCGGCTGCTCTGCCCCAACTGTCATGCGGTAACGAGCACATGGTGCCGTGGAGGCCGGGCCGGAGCTGACGTCGTACGGCTGTGA
- a CDS encoding HNH endonuclease signature motif containing protein: MPPSPYTHDRLNEAARSSRTLSQALVKLGVDPRSGSRRYLRARMRTLGIDTSHFEREGARWTREILEPAVAASTNMNEVLRRLGLGIVGGHHTHISNRVRALGIDTSHFTARTSGNRAGRRRRTPEDVLVEQNPESARRVHGDRLRQCMLDAGVAHLCALCGMEPMWRGRRLPLEVDHIDGRWWNNRLQNLRLLCPNCHATTDTYRGRNKGPRDTRDRHRSTETAS, encoded by the coding sequence ATGCCGCCGAGTCCCTACACGCACGATCGCCTCAATGAAGCCGCGAGGTCGTCCCGCACCCTCAGCCAGGCTCTGGTAAAGCTCGGTGTGGACCCGAGAAGCGGCAGTCGGCGGTACCTCAGGGCCCGGATGAGAACCCTGGGGATCGACACCTCTCACTTCGAGCGTGAGGGCGCACGCTGGACGAGGGAAATCCTCGAACCGGCGGTGGCGGCCTCCACGAACATGAACGAAGTCCTGCGCCGCCTCGGCCTGGGCATCGTCGGCGGACACCACACCCACATCAGCAACCGGGTCCGGGCACTGGGCATCGACACGTCCCACTTCACGGCACGCACCTCCGGCAACCGGGCCGGACGCCGCCGTCGTACGCCCGAGGACGTTCTGGTCGAGCAGAATCCCGAAAGCGCCCGGCGCGTACACGGTGACCGGCTCAGACAGTGCATGCTCGACGCCGGTGTCGCCCACCTCTGTGCCCTCTGCGGGATGGAGCCAATGTGGCGAGGACGGCGTCTGCCGCTGGAAGTGGACCACATCGACGGCAGGTGGTGGAACAATCGGCTGCAGAATCTGCGGCTGCTCTGCCCCAACTGTCACGCGACAACGGATACCTACCGGGGCCGCAACAAGGGGCCTCGGGACACGCGTGACCGGCACCGTTCCACGGAGACGGCGTCGTGA
- the bcp gene encoding thioredoxin-dependent thiol peroxidase, with protein MSERLQPGDTAPAFTLPDADGKPVSLADHAGRKVIVYFYPAALTPGCTKQACDFTDNLELLAGAGYEVIGVSPDKPEKLAKFRDKENLRVTLVGDPEKSVLEAYGAFGEKKLYGKTVTGVIRSTVVVDENGTVERALYNVKATGHVAKLLKDLSVQPGA; from the coding sequence ATGAGCGAGCGACTGCAGCCCGGCGACACCGCCCCCGCCTTCACCCTGCCCGACGCGGACGGCAAGCCGGTGTCCCTCGCCGACCACGCCGGCCGCAAGGTCATCGTCTACTTCTACCCGGCGGCCCTCACCCCCGGCTGCACCAAGCAGGCCTGCGACTTCACCGACAATCTGGAGCTGCTGGCCGGCGCCGGCTACGAGGTCATCGGCGTCTCCCCGGACAAGCCGGAGAAGCTCGCCAAGTTCCGCGACAAGGAGAACCTGCGGGTCACCCTCGTCGGCGACCCGGAGAAGTCGGTGCTGGAGGCGTACGGCGCCTTCGGCGAGAAGAAGCTGTACGGGAAGACGGTGACCGGCGTCATCCGCTCCACGGTCGTGGTGGACGAGAACGGCACGGTGGAGCGCGCCCTCTACAACGTCAAGGCCACGGGCCACGTCGCCAAGCTCCTCAAGGACCTGTCCGTCCAGCCGGGGGCCTGA
- a CDS encoding DUF3618 domain-containing protein, translating to MSDARTPAQIEADIARRRQELAVTLDEIAVRVHPRTIVGDAKVKAVSAVDRTAGRAYVAVNRALNDVRGAFVSEKGEPRLERIVPAAVAAAAVVGLLVTVSSRRGGAGGRSGGRGRRR from the coding sequence GTGTCGGATGCCAGGACCCCGGCGCAGATCGAGGCGGATATCGCCCGCAGGCGCCAGGAGCTCGCCGTGACGCTCGACGAGATCGCGGTGCGGGTGCACCCGAGGACGATCGTCGGGGACGCGAAGGTGAAGGCCGTGTCGGCCGTGGACCGTACGGCGGGGCGGGCCTATGTGGCGGTGAACCGCGCGCTCAACGACGTACGCGGCGCCTTTGTCTCGGAGAAGGGCGAGCCGCGGCTGGAGCGGATCGTCCCGGCGGCGGTGGCCGCGGCGGCGGTGGTGGGCCTGCTGGTCACGGTCTCGTCCCGGCGCGGTGGCGCCGGCGGGCGCTCCGGGGGACGGGGACGGCGGCGCTGA